Proteins from a genomic interval of Balaenoptera musculus isolate JJ_BM4_2016_0621 chromosome 16, mBalMus1.pri.v3, whole genome shotgun sequence:
- the LOC118882672 gene encoding steroid 17-alpha-hydroxylase/17,20 lyase isoform X1 has translation MWVLLVPLLLTLAYLFWPKTTGSGAKYPKSLPSLPLVGSLPFLPRHGHQHVNFFKLQEKYGPIYSFRLGSKTTVMIGHYQLAREVLLKKGKEFSGRSKVLTLDILSDNQKGIAFADHGAVWQLHRKLAQNAFALFKDGNLKLEKIINREAGLLCDSLATRHGESINLSEHLSLAVTNIISFICFNFSFKNEDPALKAIYKFNDGILEAQGKEILSDIFPGFKIFPSKTLEKIKSCVRMRNELLSEILEKSKENFTSDSITNLLDILIQAKVNADNNNAGPDQDSKLLSDRHMLTTIGDIFGAGVETTTSVIKWIVAFLLHYPPLKKRIQDDVDQNIGFNRAPSISDRNRLVLLEATIREVLRIRPVSPTLIPHKAIVDSSIGDLTIDKGTDVVVNLWALHHSEKEWHRPDLFMPERFLDPTGTKLISPSLSYLPFGAGPRSCIGEMLARQELFLFMAWLLQRFDLEIPDDGKLPSLEGNPGLVLQIDPFKVKIKVRQAWKEAQAEGSTS, from the exons ATGTGGGTGCTCTTGGTTCCCTTGCTGCTCACCCTCGCCTATTTATTTTGGCCCAAGACCACGGGCTCTGGTGCCAAGTACCCCAAGAGcctcccatccctgcccctgGTGGGCAGCCTGCCGTTCCTCCCCAGACATGGCCATCAGCACGTCAACTTCTTCAAGCTGCAGGAAAAATACGGCCCCATCTATTCCTTTCGTCTGGGTTCCAAGACTACTGTGATGATTGGCCACTACCAGCTGGCCAGGGAGGTGCTTCTCAAGAAGGGCAAGGAATTCTCCGGGCGGTCCAAAGTG TTGACTCTAGACATCCTGTCAGACAACCAAAAGGGCATCGCCTTCGCCGACCATGGTGCCGTCTGGCAGCTGCATCGGAAGTTGGCACAGAACGCCTTTGCCCTGTTCAAGGATGGCAACCTGAAGCTAGAGAAGATCA TTAATCGGGAAGCCGGTTTACTGTGCGACTCCCTGGCCACCCGGCATGGAGAGTCCATAAATCTGTCGGAGCATCTCTCTCTGGCGGTGACCAACATAATCAGCTTTATCTGCTTCAACTTCTCCTTCAAGAATGAGGATCCTGCCCTGAAGGCCATATACAAGTTCAATGATGGCATCCTGGAGGCTCAGGGCAAGGAGATTTTGTCAGACATATTCCCTGGGTTTAAG ATTTTCCCCAGCAAAACCCTGGAAAAGATAAAGAGTTGTGTTCGAATGCGAAACGAATTGCTGAGTGAAATCCTTGAAAAAAGTAAG GAGAACTTCACCAGTGACTCCATCACTAACTTGCTGGACATACTGATCCAAGCCAAGGTGAACGCAGACAATAACAATGCTGGACCAGACCAGGATTCAAAGCTGCTTTCAGATAGACACATGCTCACCACCATAGGGGACATCTTTGGGGCCGGCGTGGAAACCACCACCTCTGTGATAAAGTGGATTGTGGCCTTCCTGCTACATTATCCTCCA TTGAAGAAGAGGATCCAGGATGATGTCGACCAGAATATAGGTTTCAATCGCGCACCAAGTATCAGTGACCGGAACCGCCTTGTCCTGCTGGAGGCCACCATCCGAGAGGTGCTTCGAATCCGGCCTGTGTCCCCCACGCTCATCCCCCACAAGGCTATCGTTGACTCCAG CATTGGTGACCTTACCATTGACAAGGGCACAGATGTTGTGGTCAATTTGTGGGCACTGCATCACAGTGAGAAGGAGTGGCACCGGCCCGACCTGTTCATGCCTG AGCGCTTCCTGGACCCCACGGGGACCAAGCTCATCTCGCCATCGTTAAGCTACTTGCCCTTCGGAGCAGGACCACGCTCCTGCATAGGTGAGATGCTAGCCCGCCAAGAGCTCTTCCTCTTCATGGCCTGGTTGCTGCAGAGGTTCGACCTGGAGATCCCGGATGATGGGAAGCTACCCTCTCTGGAGGGCAACCCCGGTTTAGTCTTACAGATCGATCCTTTCAAAGTGAAGATCAAGGTGCGCCAGGCCTGGAAGGAAGCCCAGGCTGAGGGTAGCACCTCGTGA
- the LOC118882672 gene encoding steroid 17-alpha-hydroxylase/17,20 lyase isoform X2 has translation MIGHYQLAREVLLKKGKEFSGRSKVLTLDILSDNQKGIAFADHGAVWQLHRKLAQNAFALFKDGNLKLEKIINREAGLLCDSLATRHGESINLSEHLSLAVTNIISFICFNFSFKNEDPALKAIYKFNDGILEAQGKEILSDIFPGFKIFPSKTLEKIKSCVRMRNELLSEILEKSKENFTSDSITNLLDILIQAKVNADNNNAGPDQDSKLLSDRHMLTTIGDIFGAGVETTTSVIKWIVAFLLHYPPLKKRIQDDVDQNIGFNRAPSISDRNRLVLLEATIREVLRIRPVSPTLIPHKAIVDSSIGDLTIDKGTDVVVNLWALHHSEKEWHRPDLFMPERFLDPTGTKLISPSLSYLPFGAGPRSCIGEMLARQELFLFMAWLLQRFDLEIPDDGKLPSLEGNPGLVLQIDPFKVKIKVRQAWKEAQAEGSTS, from the exons ATGATTGGCCACTACCAGCTGGCCAGGGAGGTGCTTCTCAAGAAGGGCAAGGAATTCTCCGGGCGGTCCAAAGTG TTGACTCTAGACATCCTGTCAGACAACCAAAAGGGCATCGCCTTCGCCGACCATGGTGCCGTCTGGCAGCTGCATCGGAAGTTGGCACAGAACGCCTTTGCCCTGTTCAAGGATGGCAACCTGAAGCTAGAGAAGATCA TTAATCGGGAAGCCGGTTTACTGTGCGACTCCCTGGCCACCCGGCATGGAGAGTCCATAAATCTGTCGGAGCATCTCTCTCTGGCGGTGACCAACATAATCAGCTTTATCTGCTTCAACTTCTCCTTCAAGAATGAGGATCCTGCCCTGAAGGCCATATACAAGTTCAATGATGGCATCCTGGAGGCTCAGGGCAAGGAGATTTTGTCAGACATATTCCCTGGGTTTAAG ATTTTCCCCAGCAAAACCCTGGAAAAGATAAAGAGTTGTGTTCGAATGCGAAACGAATTGCTGAGTGAAATCCTTGAAAAAAGTAAG GAGAACTTCACCAGTGACTCCATCACTAACTTGCTGGACATACTGATCCAAGCCAAGGTGAACGCAGACAATAACAATGCTGGACCAGACCAGGATTCAAAGCTGCTTTCAGATAGACACATGCTCACCACCATAGGGGACATCTTTGGGGCCGGCGTGGAAACCACCACCTCTGTGATAAAGTGGATTGTGGCCTTCCTGCTACATTATCCTCCA TTGAAGAAGAGGATCCAGGATGATGTCGACCAGAATATAGGTTTCAATCGCGCACCAAGTATCAGTGACCGGAACCGCCTTGTCCTGCTGGAGGCCACCATCCGAGAGGTGCTTCGAATCCGGCCTGTGTCCCCCACGCTCATCCCCCACAAGGCTATCGTTGACTCCAG CATTGGTGACCTTACCATTGACAAGGGCACAGATGTTGTGGTCAATTTGTGGGCACTGCATCACAGTGAGAAGGAGTGGCACCGGCCCGACCTGTTCATGCCTG AGCGCTTCCTGGACCCCACGGGGACCAAGCTCATCTCGCCATCGTTAAGCTACTTGCCCTTCGGAGCAGGACCACGCTCCTGCATAGGTGAGATGCTAGCCCGCCAAGAGCTCTTCCTCTTCATGGCCTGGTTGCTGCAGAGGTTCGACCTGGAGATCCCGGATGATGGGAAGCTACCCTCTCTGGAGGGCAACCCCGGTTTAGTCTTACAGATCGATCCTTTCAAAGTGAAGATCAAGGTGCGCCAGGCCTGGAAGGAAGCCCAGGCTGAGGGTAGCACCTCGTGA